Proteins encoded together in one Kitasatospora albolonga window:
- a CDS encoding AAA family ATPase gives MDPTHQGPEEYGQHPEGSDGSDGRRRPSRESNAADFGQPAPQQVRVVQLTAGDLLLTVNPVDGSEVEAIPPGAEPGVPVRRTPAERADHERAGAPPVPAGPPAPQLPLLERQEERERLVGLLARGRSVRLTGQAGSGRTALLDAVAADCADLAPDGVVRLNGHRRTAADLLYGLFDAVHHAPLHRPAPEELLGLVRSVGAVVVIDDLELGGAALHELLEATPECAFLLGTAPDLTAPGAETRLEEVLLAGLGRSASLELLEKVVERPLTEEERNWAGDLWFESEGLPLRFVQAGSLLRQRDRLNTDPTAFDEYDYFEPRPDDAPPVPEAPTPETLDVPLPSLGEGAAPAVLLASRLSEAARETLRFTVALGGEVPHQAHLPALVGDTHADAALGELAGCGLLSPAGPRYRLAAGVLAQLEAGGYADTAAAHARTAAQHYAWWISHPSVTPQRAAAEADAVIAAMGRLVPDGEAGQASAAVLLARSAAPAFAAGLSWGAWEKALRAGQEAARIAGEVAEEAYFHHELGVLALCSGNLDRARTELETAISMRGALADKSGAVAGRRALALVTDRSGCLAPSARSQAGDDIPAVHQDFPGTPPGGFPGPSLFARPEQPVSGWPEVVEDPTVVAPPVAASAPERTGGGRVVLGGARRNLAAAGAGALLVGVLGTVVALGLAANDPDAPGSRNVTTEQSATEGATDDGLPADEPDEGPAPDASTPGDEAPTAPASSEPVAPSTSGSPSPGPSSPGGSSPGTEAPSSTPPTENPTSDGPSSSGKPTTPTERPTTPPPTPPTTPPTETPTTPPTETPTEEPPGEPDTSTSASGPAESASASASASTDAGDPAAGDDPTEASA, from the coding sequence AGAGTACGGGCAGCACCCTGAGGGCTCCGACGGCTCCGACGGCCGACGCAGGCCGTCCCGGGAGTCCAACGCCGCCGACTTCGGGCAGCCCGCACCGCAGCAGGTCCGCGTCGTCCAGCTCACCGCGGGCGACCTCCTGCTCACGGTCAACCCCGTCGACGGCAGCGAGGTCGAGGCCATACCGCCCGGCGCAGAGCCCGGCGTACCCGTCCGCCGCACCCCCGCCGAGCGCGCCGACCACGAGCGCGCCGGCGCACCGCCCGTCCCGGCGGGCCCGCCCGCCCCGCAGCTGCCCCTGCTGGAGCGCCAGGAGGAGCGCGAGCGGCTGGTGGGCCTGCTGGCCCGGGGCCGCAGCGTCCGCCTCACCGGCCAGGCCGGCTCCGGCCGGACCGCCCTGCTGGACGCCGTCGCCGCCGACTGCGCGGACCTGGCCCCCGACGGCGTCGTACGGCTCAACGGCCACCGCCGCACCGCCGCCGACCTGCTGTACGGCCTCTTCGACGCGGTCCACCACGCCCCGCTGCACCGCCCGGCCCCCGAGGAGCTGCTCGGCCTCGTCCGCTCGGTGGGCGCCGTCGTCGTCATCGACGACCTGGAGCTCGGCGGGGCCGCCCTCCACGAGCTCCTGGAAGCCACCCCCGAGTGCGCCTTCCTCCTCGGCACCGCCCCCGACCTCACCGCCCCCGGCGCCGAGACCCGCCTGGAGGAGGTCCTCCTCGCCGGGCTCGGCCGCTCCGCCTCCCTCGAACTGCTGGAGAAGGTCGTCGAGCGCCCCCTCACCGAGGAGGAGCGGAACTGGGCGGGCGACCTCTGGTTCGAGTCCGAGGGGCTGCCGCTCCGCTTCGTCCAGGCCGGATCGCTGCTGCGCCAGCGCGACCGGCTCAACACCGACCCCACCGCCTTCGACGAGTACGACTACTTCGAGCCACGCCCGGACGACGCGCCCCCGGTCCCCGAAGCGCCCACCCCCGAGACCCTGGACGTGCCGCTGCCGAGCCTCGGCGAGGGGGCCGCGCCCGCCGTTCTGCTCGCCTCCCGGCTCAGCGAGGCGGCCCGCGAGACCCTGCGTTTCACCGTCGCGCTCGGCGGCGAGGTGCCCCACCAGGCCCATCTGCCGGCCCTCGTGGGCGACACCCACGCGGACGCCGCCCTCGGCGAGCTGGCCGGCTGCGGACTGCTCTCCCCGGCCGGGCCCCGTTACCGGCTCGCCGCCGGTGTCCTCGCCCAGCTGGAGGCGGGCGGCTACGCGGACACCGCCGCCGCCCACGCCCGTACGGCCGCCCAGCACTACGCCTGGTGGATCTCGCACCCCTCGGTCACCCCGCAGCGGGCCGCCGCCGAGGCCGACGCCGTCATCGCCGCCATGGGCCGCCTCGTCCCCGACGGCGAGGCGGGCCAGGCCAGCGCGGCCGTCCTGCTGGCCCGCAGCGCCGCTCCCGCCTTCGCCGCCGGGCTGAGCTGGGGCGCCTGGGAGAAGGCGCTCAGGGCGGGCCAGGAGGCCGCCAGGATCGCCGGGGAGGTCGCCGAAGAGGCGTACTTCCACCATGAGCTGGGTGTCCTCGCGCTCTGCTCCGGCAACCTCGACCGGGCCCGTACGGAGCTGGAGACCGCGATCTCCATGCGCGGCGCCCTCGCCGACAAGTCCGGGGCGGTGGCCGGACGCCGGGCCCTCGCCCTGGTCACGGACCGCTCCGGCTGCCTCGCCCCGTCCGCCCGGTCCCAGGCGGGCGATGACATCCCCGCCGTGCACCAGGACTTCCCCGGTACGCCGCCGGGCGGGTTCCCGGGCCCGTCGCTGTTCGCCCGGCCGGAGCAGCCGGTGTCCGGGTGGCCGGAGGTGGTGGAGGACCCCACGGTGGTCGCCCCGCCGGTCGCCGCCTCCGCCCCGGAGCGGACCGGCGGCGGGCGCGTGGTCCTGGGCGGTGCGCGGCGCAACCTGGCCGCCGCCGGGGCGGGCGCGCTGCTGGTCGGGGTGCTCGGCACGGTCGTCGCCCTCGGCCTCGCCGCGAACGACCCGGACGCGCCGGGCAGCCGCAACGTCACCACCGAGCAGTCGGCCACCGAGGGGGCGACCGACGACGGGCTCCCCGCCGACGAGCCGGACGAGGGCCCCGCCCCGGACGCCTCCACCCCCGGCGACGAGGCGCCCACGGCCCCCGCCTCCTCGGAACCGGTGGCGCCCAGCACCTCAGGCTCGCCCTCGCCCGGGCCCTCGTCGCCGGGCGGTTCGTCGCCGGGCACGGAGGCGCCGTCGAGCACGCCGCCCACCGAGAACCCGACCTCGGACGGGCCGTCCTCGAGCGGGAAGCCGACCACGCCGACGGAGCGGCCGACGACTCCGCCCCCCACACCGCCGACGACCCCGCCCACCGAGACGCCGACGACCCCGCCCACCGAGACGCCCACCGAGGAGCCCCCGGGCGAGCCGGACACCTCCACCTCCGCCAGCGGCCCCGCCGAATCGGCCAGCGCCAGTGCCAGCGCCAGTACCGATGCCGGTGACCCGGCGGCGGGCGACGACCCCACCGAGGCGTCGGCCTGA